A window of Aromatoleum bremense genomic DNA:
GCTGCGCGACTTCGTCGACGCCCTCGCCGAGCAGAACGCGCTGACCGGCGCGGGCTTCTTCGAGACCGCCGACGAGCGCGTGTGGCTGCGGCCGTCGGGCGCGTTCGACGACGTCGAGGCGATCGCCGACACGCTGATCCGCGCCCAGGGCCGCGCGTTCCGGCTCGGCGACGTGGCCGCGGTCAAGCGCGGCTTCGCCGACCCGCCGGCCGAGCGCATGCGCTTCATGGGCGAGGACGGGCTCGGGCTCGGCGTGTCGATGCGCGCGGGGGGCGACATCATCGCGCTCGGCCGCGGGCTCGACGACGCGGTCGAGCGCATCGGCGCGCAGCTGCCGGTCGGCGTGCGCCTCGAACGCGTCGCCGACCAGCCGCGCACCGTCCAGCGCTCGGTCGGCGAGTTCGTCACCGTGCTCGCCGAGGCGGTCGTCATCGTCATGATCGTCAGCCTGCTGTCGCTCGGTTTTCGCACCGGCGTCGTCGTGCTGATCATCATCCCGGTCGTGCTCGCGATCACGTTCCTGTTCATGAACATCTTCGGCGTCGGCCTGCACAAGATCTCGCTCGGCGCGCTGATCCTCGCGCTCGGCCTGCTGGTGGACGATGCGATCATCGCCGTCGAAATGATGGCGACGAAAATGGAGGAGAGCTGGGAGCGCGCGAAGGCGGCGAGCTTTGCGTATTTTTCCACCGCCATGCCGATGCTGTCGGGCACGCTCGTGACCGCCGCCGGCTTCCTGCCGATCGCGACCGCGGCGTCGTCGACCGGCGAATACACGCGCTCGATCTTCCAGGTCACGGTCATCGCGCTGCTCGTATCGTGGGTCGCGGCGGTGCTGTTCGTGCCCTATCTGGGCTTCCACCTGCTGCCGGATTTCCGCGCGCGGCGCACCGGGCCATCGCGGCTCGCGCGCCTCGCCGGGCGGCTGTCGCCGCGGCTCGGGCGGTTTTTTGCCGCGCGCGCCGCGTACGGGCACGAGCTGCACGACGAATACGCGATCTACCACACGCGCTTCTACACGCGCTTGCGCTCGCTCGTGAGCGGCTGCGTCCGGCATCGCTGGATCGTCATCGCGTTGACGGTGCTGGCCTTCGCGGGGTCGATCGTCGTCTTCGGGCGCTTCGTGCCGCAGCAGTTCTTCCCCGATTCGACGCGGCCCGAGTTGCTCGTCGACCTGCGGCTCGCCGAGGGCGTGTCGCACCACGCGACCGACCAAGCGGTCCGGCGCATCGAAGCTTTCCTCGACGAGCAGGAAGGCGTCGAGAACTACGTCGTGTGGCTCGGCGGCGGCAGCCCGCGCTTCTACCTGCCGCTCGACCAGGCGCTTGCGCAGACGAACTTCGCGCAGTTCGTCGTCCTCACCGAAGGCCCGGCGGCGCGCGAGGCATTGCGCACGAAGCTGATCCGCCTCTTCGAGGAAGGGCCGGCCGACGTGCTCGGCGTCGTCAACCGGCTCGAGAACGGCCCGCCGGTCGGCTTTCCGTTGCAATACCGCGTCAGCGGCCAGGACTTCGGCCAGATGCGGCGCATCGCGCACGAGGTCGCGGCGGCGCTGCGCGCGCACCCGGCGCTGTCGAACGTGCATCTCGACTGGGAGGAGCCGTCGAAACAGGTGCGGCTGAAGATCGACCAGGACAAGGCGCGCCTGATGGGGCTGAGCACGCGCGACATCGCGAACCTGCTCAACACTTCGCTGCAGGGCCTCGCGGTGACGCAGTTGCGCGACGGCACCGAGACGATCGAAGTCGTGCTGCGCGGTGCCGAGTCCGAGCGCGTGCATCTGGGCCTCTTGCCGGACCTCGCGATCCCGACCGCGAGCGGGGCCAGCGTGTCGCTCGCGCAGGTCGCGACCGCCGAATACGGCTTCGAGCAGGGCGTGATCTGGCGGCGCGACCGGCTGCCGACCGTCACCGTGCGCGCCAACCTGTACGGGACGGTGCAGCCGGCGGTCGTGGTCGCCGACCTCGCGCCGGCCATCGGCGCGTTGCGCGGGAAACTGCCGCTCGGCTACCGCATCGAGGTCGGCGGCTCGGCAGAGGAGAGCGCGAAAGGCGGCAGTTCGGTCGCGGCGGGCGTGCCGCTGTTCCTCGTCGTCGTGTTGACCGTGCTGATGCTGCAGCTGCAAAGTTTCTCGCTGGTGTTCATGGTGCTGCTGACGGCGCCGCTCGGCCTGATCGGCGTCACCGCGTTCCTGCTGCTGTTCGACAAGCCGTTCGGCTTCGTCGCGATGCTCGGCACGATCGCGCTGGCGGGGATGATCATGAGGAACTCGGTGATCCTCGTCGATCAGATCCGCCAGGACCGCGAAGCCGGGCGTAGCGCGTGGGACGCGGTCGTCGAATCGACGGTGCGCCGCTTCCGGCCGATCATGCTGACCGCGGCCGCGGCGATCCTCGCGATGATCCCGCTGTCGGAAAGCGCGTTCTTCGGCCCGATGGCGGTCGCGATCATGGGCGGCCTGACGGTCGCGACGGTGTTGACGATGCTGTTCCTGCCGGCGCTGTACGCGGCCTGGTACCGCGTCGAGCCGCCGCCGGGCGAGGGCTCCGGGAGTCCCGCGGCGAACGTCGCAGCGCCGCAAGTGCGTTAGAATGCGAAGGTTTTTCTCATCCGGTCGCGCACTCTATTAGCGTGTGCTAATATTTGCACAGGAAGCCCAAAATGAATTTCGAACAAGCCCGCTTCAACATGGTCGAGCAGCAGATCCGCCCCTGGGATGTGCTGGATCAGGACGTGCTCGATCTGCTGATGGCGGTCAGGCGCGAGGAGTTCGTTCCCGCCGCCTACAAGACGCTCGCTTTTGCCGATGTCGAAATCCCGATCGGCTGCGGCCAGGCGATGCTCAAGCCCGTCATCGAAGGCAAGATCCTGCAGGCGCTGCAGGTCAAGCGTTCCGACACCGTGCTCGAGGTCGGCGCCGGGTCTGGCTACTTTGCCGCGCTGCTCGCCGCGTGCTCCGACTGGGTGCGCACGATCGACATCGAGCCCGAACTCGTCAAGCTCGCGGCGGGAAACCTTGCCCGCTATGGCGTCGAGAACGTCATCGTCGAGGACGGTGACGCTGCCGCGGGGTGGATCTGCCGCGCGCCCTACGACGTCATCGTCATGTCGGGCGGCCTGCCGATGTTGCCGCCTGCGCTGCTGGCGCAGCTCAAGGTCGGCGGGCGCCTGTTCGCGTTCGTCGGCGAAGCACCGGTGATGAAGGCGCGGCTCGTGACCTGTGTCGGCGAAGGTGCGTACGAAAGCGAGGATATTTTCGAAACCGTCGTGCCGATGCTGAAGAACGCGCAGCGCCACGACGAATTCAAGTTCTGAGCAGCGGCGGTTTCCGCAGGCCGGATCGCGGGCGCGCGCCACCACTGCGAGGGTAAGCGAAACTCCACTTTGGAGGATGTGACGATGCGCCAGATGACTGCTGCCGAACTCGCCGACCGGCTCGCCGATGCGTCGCGCGAAAAACCCGTGCTGCTCGACGTGCGCGAGCCGTGGGAATTCGAAACCTGCCACATCGAGGGCTCGCAGCCGATGCCGATGGCGACGGTGCCGGCACACCTCGGCGAACTCGACGCGGATGCCGAGACGGTTGTCATCTGCCACCACGGCGCGCGCAGCGCCCAGGTCGGCATGTTCCTCGAGCGCCAGGGCTTCCGCAACGTCATCAATCTGGCGGGCGGCGTCGCAGCCTGGGCGGCGCAGGTCGACCCGGGCATGGCCCGATACTGAATGAAGCGGAGGGTGAAGCCGATGAAGCGGGTGCTGGCAATCTGTGTGGCGAGCCTGATCCCGGCAGCGGTGTGGTCCGCCGATCTGCTCGATGTGTATCGCGATGCGCTGGCGAATGACGCGCGCTATGCAGCGGCCCGCGCGCAGTTCGACGCTGGCCAGGAAAGGGTCGTCCAGGGCCGCGCAGGCCTGCTGCCGGTGATCGGCGCGTCGGCCGACACGACGTGGAACGACGTCGATAGCAGCCAGTTCGGCGACCGGCGCTACAACAGCAACGCCTACGGCGTGCAGCTGACGCAGCCGCTGTTCCGCTGGCAGAACTGGGTGCAGTACAAGCAGGGCGAACTGCAGACCGCGCTCGCCGGCGTGCAGTTCGGCGAGGCGCGGCAGGACCTGATCCTGCGCGTGTCGCAGGCCTATTTCGATGTCCTCACCGCCCAGGAGGTGCTGATCGCGCAGACGCAGCTGCGCACCGCCGCCGCCGAACAGCTCGAGCTCGCGAAGGCGAGCTTCGAAGTCGGCACGGTGACGATCACCGACGTGCATGAGGCGCAGTCGCGCTTCGATCTCGCGGTGGCGCAGGAAATCGCCGCACGCAACGATCTCGACGTGCGCCGCCACACGCTCGCGCAGATCATCGGTAAGGACCCGGAGCCGCTGGCCGGGTTGCGCGGTGGCGTCACGCTGTCGCGGCCGCAGCCGGACAGCATCGTGGACTGGGCGAGCGCTGCGGAGCAGGGCGCTTATGGCGTGCAGGTCCAGCAGGTGTCGCGCGAGATCGCGGCCCGCGAGGTCGAGCTTGCGCGCGCGGGCCATTACCCGACCGTCGATGTCGTCGCCACCTATGGCCACCAGGGCGGCATCAGCACCAGCAGCAGTTTTGCCGGCACCGGCGGGCGCACGGAAAGCGATGCGCAGACCGTCGGCCTGCAGTTCAATTTGCCGCTGTTCGCGGGCGGCGCGATTTCGTCGCGCGCGCGTGAAGCGGCGGCGCTGCGGGTCAGGGCCGAAGCCGATCTCGAGGAGGCGCGCCGCAACGCCGCGCTCGCGGCGCGCCAGGCTTATCTCGGCGTGACCAGCGGCATGGCGCAGGTGCGCGCGCTGGAGGCCGCGCAGGTCTCGTCGACGTCGGCGCTCGAGGCGAACCGCCTCGGCTATGAAGTCGGCGTACGGATCAACATCGATGTGCTGAATGCACAAAGCCAGCTCGCCGACACCTTGCGCCAGCTCGCCCGCGCCCGCTACGACACGCTGCTTGCCCAGCTGCGGCTGAAGGCGGCGGCGGGGACGCTCGGCGAAGAGGACGTCCAGGTGATCAACGCGCTGCTCGCCGAGAGCCCGACGAGCTTTGCGCCGGCGCAACTCGGGCCGGCATCGCGTTAGTCTTGGCCGTCATCGCTGCCGCCCCGGCGTGTCCGGTGCCTTGCCGGATCCGGCCAGCTCCTCGACGATCGCCATCGTTCGTTCGGTCGCCCCGCGGTGCGCCGCAGCGAAACCGCGTCCCGCGGCCCCGATCGCCTGCCGGCGTGACGGATCCCGGAGCAGCGCGAGCGCCGCTGCCATTCCCGCGCCGGGATCGTCCGCGCGCAGCGCGGCGCCCGCCTCGACCGCCTGGTCCGCCACCAGCGCGAAGTTGAACGTATGCGGGCCGAGGACGACCGGGGTGCCGACAGCGCAGGCTTCGATCAGGTTCTGCCCGCCGAACGCCAGCCAGCTGCCGCCGAGCAGCGCCACATCGGCTGCCGCGTAATACGCGAACATCTCCCCCATCGAATCGCCGAGCCACACGCGCGTGTTCGGCCCCACCGGCGTGTCGTCGGAGCGCCGCTGCAAGCTCAGGCCACGCGCCCGGACCAGCCCGGCGACCTCGTCGAAACGCTGCGGATGCCGCGGCACGAGCGCGAGCAGCGCGTCGTCCGGGGCGCGCGCCACGAACGCGTCGAGAATTGGTGCCTCTTCCCCCTCCCGCGTGCTCGCGGCGAGGATCACCGGGCGGCCGCCGAAACGCGCGCGGAAAGTGTCGCTGAGCCGCAACAATGACTCGGGCGGCGCGATGTCGAACTTGATGTTGCCGGTCACGTCGACCCGCCCGCCGCCGAGCGCCGCGAGCCGCCGTGCATCGGCATCGGTCTGCGCCGCGATCGCGCTCAATGCGCCGAGCGTGAGCCCCGTCAGCGCCGGCCAGCGCGCATAGCGCGCCGCGGAGCGCTCCGACAGGCGCGCGTTCGCGAGCAGCACCGGCACCTGCCGCCGTCGACAGGCTGCGAGCAGGTTCGGCCACAATTCCGTTTCCATGATCAGCCCGACCTGCGGCCGGAAGCGGCGCAGGAAGCGGGTCGAAAGAAAACCGAGGTCGTACGGCAGATAAACGCGAAGCACGCGTGGATCGTCGCCGAACAGCGCCTTGGAGGTTGCGCGGCCGGTCGGCGTCATGTGCGTCAGCACGACGCTGCGATCCGGCCAGCGTGCGAGCAGCGCCCGCACCAGCGGCTCGGCGGCGCGCGTCTCGCCGACCGACACCGCGTGGATCCAGAACACCGGCGCCGGCGCCGCAACGCGGTAACGCCCGAAACGTTCGCCGACATGCCGCAGATATTCCGGCTGCCGCCGCGCGCGCCACAGCAGACGCAGCAGCACGACCGGCAGTGCGAAAATCCAGAGCAGGGTGTAGAGCAGACGAGCGAGCATCGAAAGAGTCCGAAACGGTTCGGCAGTATAGCGGCGTGCGGCGCGAGCCCGCTTTCGTAACCGGAGGTTGCGCAGGCAGCATTACAAGCGCGTATGAGATAATCCGCGGCTCGACGCGAACAGGACGGGCTCGACCATGAAAGTTCTCATCACCGGCGCAGCCGGCTTCATCGGCATGCACACCTGCCAAGTGCTGCTCGCGCGCGGGGACGAGGTGGTCGGCCTGGACAACCTCAATGATTATTACGACCCGCGTCTCAAGGAAGACCGCCTCGCGCGCCTCACGCCGCATCCGCGTTTCCGTTTCGTCAAACTCGATGTCGCCGACCGCAGCGGCATGGAGCGGCTGTTCGCCGCAGAAGGATTCGATCGCGTCGTCCACCTCGCGGCGCAGGCGGGCGTGCGCTATTCGCTGCAGAACCCGCACGCGTACGTCGACAGCAACCTGGTCGGCTTCATGAACGTCCTCGAAGGCTGCCGCCGCGGCGGCGTGCGGCACCTGGTGTATGCGAGCAGCTCGAGCGTCTACGGCGGCAACACGAAGATGCCGTTCTCCGAGCACGACAGCGTCGATCACCCGGTCAGCATCTACGCCGCGACCAAGAAAGCCAACGAGCTGATGGCGCACACTTACAGCCACCTCTACGGCCTGCCGACCACCGGCCTGCGCTTTTTCACCGTCTACGGCCCGTGGGGCCGCCCCGACATGGCGCTGTTCCTGTTCACGCGGGCGATCCTCGAAGGCCGTCCGATCGACGTCTTCAACCACGGGCTGATGATGCGCGACTTCACCTACATCGACGACATCGTCGAAGGCGTCGTCCGCACGCTTGACCGCGTCGCCGAACCCGATCCGGGTTTCGACGCGCTGCAGCCCGACCCCGCCCGCAGCAACGCGCCGTACCGCGTGTTCAACATCGGCAACCACGATCCGGTCGAACTGATGGCGTTCATCGAAGCGATCGAGGAGGCGATCGGCAGGAAGGCGGAGAAGAACTTCCTGCCGCTGCAGGACGGCGACGTGCCGGCGACGTATGCCGATATCGCGGAGCTCGACGCATGGACGGGGTTCGCGCCGGCGACGCCGGTGCCGGAAGGCGTCGCGCGCTTCGTCGCCTGGTATCGCGACTATTACCGCTCCTGAATGGCAGCACGCACCGTCCTCGTCACCGGCGCGACCGGCTTCATCGGCAGCCGGCTCGCGACGGCGCTCGAGGCGCGGGGCGAACACGTTCGAAGAATGTCGCGGCTGGCTTTGCCCGGCCCGTCGGCGGTGCGTGCCGACCTGCTCGACCCGGACGCGCTCGACCGCGCATGCCGCGGCGTCGAACTGGTATTCCACTGCGCAGGGCACGCGCACGCATTCGACTCGCCCGGTGACACTGCCGAGCGCCGGCACCGCGACGTGAATCTCGTCGGCACCGCGAACCTCGCCGCTGCCGCCGGGCGCCAGGGCGTGCGCGGTTTCGTGTTCCTGTCGAGCGTCAAGGCGATGGGCGCGCCCGGTGCCGCGCTTGTCGATGAGGCCTGGCCGGCGCTGCCGGAAACCGCCTACGGGCGGGCCAAGCGCGACGCGGAGCACGCCGTGCTCGCCGCCGGCCCGCGCTTCGGCATGAGGGTGACCAATCTTCGGTTGGCGATGGTGTATGGCCCCGGCAGCCGGGGAAATCTCGAGCGCATGGCGCGCGGCATCCGCCGGGGCTGGTTCCCGCCGCTGCCCGAGACCGGCGCGAAGCGTTCGCTGGTGCATGTCGACGACGTGCTCGTGGCGATGCTGCTGGTCGCGGATGACGCCCGTGCGGCGGGAAAAACCTACATCGTCGCGGATCCGCGCAGCTACTCGGGCCGCGAGCTGTACGACGCGCTGCGCGCGGCACTGGGGCTGGCGCCGGTCCGCTTGCGCTGTCCCGCGGGCGTCCTTCGATTCGGCGGCGAAATCGGCCATTGGCTCGGGAAGCTGTGTCGCAGGCCGGTTCCACTCGACCGGGCGGCAGTCGAACGCCTGCTCGGCCATGAAAGCTACTCGCCGGCGCTGATCGAGGGCGAGCTCGGCTGGCGTGCGCGGGTGTCGCTGCAGGGACTGCAAGAGACATTCGCGGCGGACTGCGGTGCGGAGCGGACGCGATGAGCGGGGCAATCGGCTTCATCGCGCTCGCCGCAATGGCTGCGGTGGCCGCGCTGGTCTCGGCGGCCACGATAGCGCTGCGACTGCGTTTTGCCGATCGCGGCGTCGACCAGCCCGGGCATCGGTCGCTCCATGAGCGGCCGACGCCCCACGGCGGCGGGCTCGGCATCGTCGCGGCAACGCTGGCGTGCGGAGGGTGGGCGGGCGCAGCACCGGTATGGCTCATCCCGGTGCTGGTCCTCGCCGCGGTGTCGTGGGCCGACGACTGGCTCGATCTGCCGTTCTGGCTGCGGCTCGGCGTGCATCTGGCATCGGCCGCGGCTGTTGTATTTTTTCACGGCGCGGGCTCGCCGCTGCTCGTCGCGCTGCAGGTCATCGTCATTGCGTGGTCGATAAACGCTTACAATTTCATGGATGGCGCCGACGGCCTCGCTGGCAGTATGTCGGCGGTAGGATTCGCCGCTTATGCGATCGGATTCGCGCAGGCCGGGCAGGCGGCGCTGGCCGGCCTGTGCATCGCGGTGGCCGCTGCTTCGGCGAGTTTCCTCCTGTTCAACTGGCATCCGGCGCGAATTTTCATGGGCGACGTCGGCGCGATTCCATCGGGTTTTCTTGCCGGCGGCCTCGGTTGGTATGGTTGCTTGATCGGCGCGTGGCCGCTGTGGTTTGCGCCGCTCGTGTTCGCGCCGTTTCTGTTCGACGCAACGGTGACCCTGATTCGCCGAGCGTGCAGGGGTGAGCGGGTGTGGCATGCACACCGCGAACATTATTATCAACGCATGGTACGCGGCGGCTTTGCCCACGATGCGATGTGCCTGCGCTGGCTGCTCGTGATGCTGGCCGGCGCGTCACTGGCGGTGCTGATGTTGCTGTTCGTCGAGGCGAGCGGATGGATCGGGGCCGCCGCGTGGAGCGCGGTGCTGGTCGTCCTCGGACGTCGCATCGACCGGCAATGGGATCGTCATATGGAAACGGAGCCCGCAAAATGAACCTGAGCGTGGCGTTGCACTGGCGTTCGCTGGCGGTATTCGGATTCGACCTCGCGGCAGTCATCGCCGCCTGGTTCGGCGCCTTCATGTTGCGCTTCAATTTCGAAGGGCTGGGTCCGTACCTGCCCATCGCCAACTACGGGGCGCTGCTGCTGGTGCCGGTCGAGGCGGTGGTCTTTCGCGCCGCGGGCCTGTACCGGGGCATCTGGGTGTTCGCGAGCCTGCCCGACCTGCTGCGCATCGGCCGGGCGGTCGGGCTCAGCATGGTGGTGATCGCGCTCGGCGCGGTGTTCCTCGCCCCCGCGCCGGCGCTGCCGCGGTCGCTGCTGCTGATCTATCCGCTGTTGCTGGTGGCGATCATGGGCGGCGGGCGCGCCGCTTACCGTGTTTTCAAGGAGCACCGGGAATTCGGTGCGCTGCGTGGCGTCGGCAAGCCCGTTCTGGTGCTGGGGGCCGGTCGCGAAGCGGTGAACCTGATCCAGGAGTTGCGCCGCTCGCGCGAGTGGCATGTGGTGGGCCTGCTCGATGACGATCCGGCGAAACGGCAACGCGAGGTCTGTGGCGTGCGGGTGCTGGGGTCCGTGGGCGAGATCGCCGACTGGGCGGACGCGCTGCGGGTCCGCCACGCGATCATCGCCATGCCCGGCGCCAACGCGGAGCGTCACCGCCGGGTTGCAAACCTGTGCGTGCGCGCGGGCGTGCGGGTGTTCATCCTCCCCGCGATCGAGCAGCTGATCGTTGGGCACGACACGCTGTCGCAAATGCGCAGCCTCGACCTCGAGGATCTGCTCGGGCGCGAACCGGTGGAGATCGACACCCCGCAGGTGCGCGAGATGCTCGCGGGGCGGGTGGCGATGGTGACCGGCGCCGGCGGTTCGATCGGCGCCGAACTGTGCCGGCAGATCGCGCGCTTCGGGCCGGCCCAGATCATTGCGTTCGAACTGAACGAGTTCGCGCTGTACACGCTCAGCGAGGAGTTCGCCGAGGAGTTTCCGGAGGTCGGCCTCGTGGCGATCGCTGGTGACGTCAAGGATCGCCGCCGCGTCATGGAAATCCTCGAGCGCCATGCGCCGGCGGTGGTGTTCCACGCCGCGGCCTACAAGCACGTGCCGCTGATGGAAGAGCAGAACGCGTGGCAGGCCGTGCGCAACAACGTCCTCGGCACGTGGATCCTCGCCCAGGCGTCGGCGGCGCTCGGCGTCGAGCGATTCGTCCTCGTGTCCACCGACAAGGCGGTCAACCCGACCAACGTGATGGGGGCGAGCAAGCGCCTGGCGGAGATCATCTGCCAGGAAATGCAGCGCCAGTCGCGCCGGACGCGTTTCGAGATGGTCCGCTTCGGCAACGTGCTCGGCAGCGCCG
This region includes:
- a CDS encoding efflux RND transporter permease subunit, with translation MSRGAGEAGGEPLDHGRFNISAWGLRHPSLVLYFIVVLTLIGLYSYTRLGQSEDPPFTFKVMVVRTEWPGASAREVAEQVTDEIEKKLQEVAQADYLRSYSKPGESLVFFAAKDSTPADEIPDVWYQIRKKIGDIRPLLPQGVIGPFFNDEFGDTYGNVFALVGDGLDYADLKRYAEAIRSEFLRVPDVAKVSLFGEQPERIFIELSNTKLATFGLSLRDFVDALAEQNALTGAGFFETADERVWLRPSGAFDDVEAIADTLIRAQGRAFRLGDVAAVKRGFADPPAERMRFMGEDGLGLGVSMRAGGDIIALGRGLDDAVERIGAQLPVGVRLERVADQPRTVQRSVGEFVTVLAEAVVIVMIVSLLSLGFRTGVVVLIIIPVVLAITFLFMNIFGVGLHKISLGALILALGLLVDDAIIAVEMMATKMEESWERAKAASFAYFSTAMPMLSGTLVTAAGFLPIATAASSTGEYTRSIFQVTVIALLVSWVAAVLFVPYLGFHLLPDFRARRTGPSRLARLAGRLSPRLGRFFAARAAYGHELHDEYAIYHTRFYTRLRSLVSGCVRHRWIVIALTVLAFAGSIVVFGRFVPQQFFPDSTRPELLVDLRLAEGVSHHATDQAVRRIEAFLDEQEGVENYVVWLGGGSPRFYLPLDQALAQTNFAQFVVLTEGPAAREALRTKLIRLFEEGPADVLGVVNRLENGPPVGFPLQYRVSGQDFGQMRRIAHEVAAALRAHPALSNVHLDWEEPSKQVRLKIDQDKARLMGLSTRDIANLLNTSLQGLAVTQLRDGTETIEVVLRGAESERVHLGLLPDLAIPTASGASVSLAQVATAEYGFEQGVIWRRDRLPTVTVRANLYGTVQPAVVVADLAPAIGALRGKLPLGYRIEVGGSAEESAKGGSSVAAGVPLFLVVVLTVLMLQLQSFSLVFMVLLTAPLGLIGVTAFLLLFDKPFGFVAMLGTIALAGMIMRNSVILVDQIRQDREAGRSAWDAVVESTVRRFRPIMLTAAAAILAMIPLSESAFFGPMAVAIMGGLTVATVLTMLFLPALYAAWYRVEPPPGEGSGSPAANVAAPQVR
- a CDS encoding polysaccharide biosynthesis protein; the protein is MNLSVALHWRSLAVFGFDLAAVIAAWFGAFMLRFNFEGLGPYLPIANYGALLLVPVEAVVFRAAGLYRGIWVFASLPDLLRIGRAVGLSMVVIALGAVFLAPAPALPRSLLLIYPLLLVAIMGGGRAAYRVFKEHREFGALRGVGKPVLVLGAGREAVNLIQELRRSREWHVVGLLDDDPAKRQREVCGVRVLGSVGEIADWADALRVRHAIIAMPGANAERHRRVANLCVRAGVRVFILPAIEQLIVGHDTLSQMRSLDLEDLLGREPVEIDTPQVREMLAGRVAMVTGAGGSIGAELCRQIARFGPAQIIAFELNEFALYTLSEEFAEEFPEVGLVAIAGDVKDRRRVMEILERHAPAVVFHAAAYKHVPLMEEQNAWQAVRNNVLGTWILAQASAALGVERFVLVSTDKAVNPTNVMGASKRLAEIICQEMQRQSRRTRFEMVRFGNVLGSAGSVIPKFQAQIERGGPVTVTHPEITRYFMAIHEAAQLVLQAAAMGEGGEIFVLDMGQPVKVLDLARDMIRLSGKSESEVPIVFTGLRPGEKLFEEVLAHSERTRPTHHPKLRVARASLPDGFEMAEMLQWVRSGNTRTDDEVRRVLRRWVPEYAPYNPPKPFLVAAKMAREAC
- the waaA gene encoding lipid IV(A) 3-deoxy-D-manno-octulosonic acid transferase is translated as MLARLLYTLLWIFALPVVLLRLLWRARRQPEYLRHVGERFGRYRVAAPAPVFWIHAVSVGETRAAEPLVRALLARWPDRSVVLTHMTPTGRATSKALFGDDPRVLRVYLPYDLGFLSTRFLRRFRPQVGLIMETELWPNLLAACRRRQVPVLLANARLSERSAARYARWPALTGLTLGALSAIAAQTDADARRLAALGGGRVDVTGNIKFDIAPPESLLRLSDTFRARFGGRPVILAASTREGEEAPILDAFVARAPDDALLALVPRHPQRFDEVAGLVRARGLSLQRRSDDTPVGPNTRVWLGDSMGEMFAYYAAADVALLGGSWLAFGGQNLIEACAVGTPVVLGPHTFNFALVADQAVEAGAALRADDPGAGMAAALALLRDPSRRQAIGAAGRGFAAAHRGATERTMAIVEELAGSGKAPDTPGRQR
- a CDS encoding MraY family glycosyltransferase, which codes for MSGAIGFIALAAMAAVAALVSAATIALRLRFADRGVDQPGHRSLHERPTPHGGGLGIVAATLACGGWAGAAPVWLIPVLVLAAVSWADDWLDLPFWLRLGVHLASAAAVVFFHGAGSPLLVALQVIVIAWSINAYNFMDGADGLAGSMSAVGFAAYAIGFAQAGQAALAGLCIAVAAASASFLLFNWHPARIFMGDVGAIPSGFLAGGLGWYGCLIGAWPLWFAPLVFAPFLFDATVTLIRRACRGERVWHAHREHYYQRMVRGGFAHDAMCLRWLLVMLAGASLAVLMLLFVEASGWIGAAAWSAVLVVLGRRIDRQWDRHMETEPAK
- a CDS encoding UDP-glucose 4-epimerase family protein, with protein sequence MAARTVLVTGATGFIGSRLATALEARGEHVRRMSRLALPGPSAVRADLLDPDALDRACRGVELVFHCAGHAHAFDSPGDTAERRHRDVNLVGTANLAAAAGRQGVRGFVFLSSVKAMGAPGAALVDEAWPALPETAYGRAKRDAEHAVLAAGPRFGMRVTNLRLAMVYGPGSRGNLERMARGIRRGWFPPLPETGAKRSLVHVDDVLVAMLLVADDARAAGKTYIVADPRSYSGRELYDALRAALGLAPVRLRCPAGVLRFGGEIGHWLGKLCRRPVPLDRAAVERLLGHESYSPALIEGELGWRARVSLQGLQETFAADCGAERTR
- a CDS encoding protein-L-isoaspartate O-methyltransferase family protein, translating into MNFEQARFNMVEQQIRPWDVLDQDVLDLLMAVRREEFVPAAYKTLAFADVEIPIGCGQAMLKPVIEGKILQALQVKRSDTVLEVGAGSGYFAALLAACSDWVRTIDIEPELVKLAAGNLARYGVENVIVEDGDAAAGWICRAPYDVIVMSGGLPMLPPALLAQLKVGGRLFAFVGEAPVMKARLVTCVGEGAYESEDIFETVVPMLKNAQRHDEFKF
- a CDS encoding rhodanese-like domain-containing protein, with the protein product MRQMTAAELADRLADASREKPVLLDVREPWEFETCHIEGSQPMPMATVPAHLGELDADAETVVICHHGARSAQVGMFLERQGFRNVINLAGGVAAWAAQVDPGMARY
- a CDS encoding NAD-dependent epimerase, producing MKVLITGAAGFIGMHTCQVLLARGDEVVGLDNLNDYYDPRLKEDRLARLTPHPRFRFVKLDVADRSGMERLFAAEGFDRVVHLAAQAGVRYSLQNPHAYVDSNLVGFMNVLEGCRRGGVRHLVYASSSSVYGGNTKMPFSEHDSVDHPVSIYAATKKANELMAHTYSHLYGLPTTGLRFFTVYGPWGRPDMALFLFTRAILEGRPIDVFNHGLMMRDFTYIDDIVEGVVRTLDRVAEPDPGFDALQPDPARSNAPYRVFNIGNHDPVELMAFIEAIEEAIGRKAEKNFLPLQDGDVPATYADIAELDAWTGFAPATPVPEGVARFVAWYRDYYRS
- a CDS encoding TolC family outer membrane protein, whose protein sequence is MKRVLAICVASLIPAAVWSADLLDVYRDALANDARYAAARAQFDAGQERVVQGRAGLLPVIGASADTTWNDVDSSQFGDRRYNSNAYGVQLTQPLFRWQNWVQYKQGELQTALAGVQFGEARQDLILRVSQAYFDVLTAQEVLIAQTQLRTAAAEQLELAKASFEVGTVTITDVHEAQSRFDLAVAQEIAARNDLDVRRHTLAQIIGKDPEPLAGLRGGVTLSRPQPDSIVDWASAAEQGAYGVQVQQVSREIAAREVELARAGHYPTVDVVATYGHQGGISTSSSFAGTGGRTESDAQTVGLQFNLPLFAGGAISSRAREAAALRVRAEADLEEARRNAALAARQAYLGVTSGMAQVRALEAAQVSSTSALEANRLGYEVGVRINIDVLNAQSQLADTLRQLARARYDTLLAQLRLKAAAGTLGEEDVQVINALLAESPTSFAPAQLGPASR